A stretch of the Planctomycetota bacterium genome encodes the following:
- a CDS encoding M48 family metalloprotease, with translation MPSIHVLVALVALLLGREIGLLAPLPVSWAVIASLAAAALPLGTALLVAAAMPLFRRQADRAGSVGALREGLRFAALARWLVVLPYAIWSIAGDAAGQVAAAIGDFVGLDEALAAAPPLAALLVVAWAEHPLHARIREAMLVRQLDEGGLDDRPPTRAEWTATALRSMLAMPLMPVFLIVCWHEIVGRLAGWLPESAPEWSLIAADIAGTVAIVACAPALIVRVLGTRPLGPGELRSRIDALQRRMHARVRAVRIWRTPATNAAVLGLLPGVRYMLLTDALVRSMPRGELDAVIAHELAHVRHQHVLWIVLSIAAAAVVLGTAAGLIALGLSQAGVPLGLADALLGIASIAGTILVFGFVSRRVERQADATAAVALDRLHAEADEGVPVNAQDPIVGTGPALMSAALGRVCALSGVPPARWGFRHGSVRQRQRNLARLVGARPDRLPIDRTMRWIRVATLVAIGLGAIGGALGVVHIA, from the coding sequence GTGCCGAGCATCCACGTCCTGGTCGCGCTCGTCGCGCTGCTGCTCGGGCGCGAGATAGGCCTGCTTGCGCCGCTGCCGGTGTCGTGGGCGGTCATCGCGTCCCTGGCGGCGGCCGCGTTGCCGCTCGGCACGGCGCTGCTCGTCGCCGCCGCGATGCCCCTGTTCCGGCGGCAGGCCGATCGCGCAGGATCGGTCGGAGCCCTCCGCGAGGGCCTGCGCTTCGCGGCGCTGGCGCGGTGGCTGGTCGTGCTGCCCTACGCGATCTGGTCGATCGCGGGCGACGCGGCGGGCCAGGTCGCAGCGGCCATCGGCGACTTCGTGGGCCTCGACGAGGCGTTGGCCGCCGCCCCGCCCCTGGCCGCACTGCTCGTGGTGGCCTGGGCCGAGCATCCGCTGCACGCCCGCATCCGCGAGGCGATGCTCGTCCGCCAGCTCGACGAGGGCGGCCTTGACGATCGGCCGCCGACGCGGGCCGAGTGGACAGCGACGGCGCTGCGGTCGATGCTCGCGATGCCGCTGATGCCCGTGTTCCTGATCGTCTGCTGGCACGAGATCGTGGGCCGCCTGGCCGGCTGGCTTCCCGAATCGGCGCCCGAGTGGTCGCTGATCGCGGCGGACATCGCCGGCACGGTGGCCATCGTCGCGTGCGCGCCGGCGCTCATCGTCCGCGTGCTCGGCACGCGGCCGCTCGGGCCCGGTGAACTCAGGAGCCGCATCGATGCGCTGCAGCGACGGATGCACGCCCGGGTGCGGGCCGTGCGGATCTGGCGCACGCCCGCGACCAACGCCGCGGTGCTCGGCCTGCTGCCGGGCGTGCGGTACATGCTGCTGACCGACGCGCTGGTGCGGTCGATGCCCCGCGGCGAACTGGACGCGGTGATCGCCCACGAGCTGGCGCACGTGCGGCACCAGCACGTGCTCTGGATCGTGCTCTCCATCGCCGCCGCCGCGGTCGTGCTCGGCACGGCGGCCGGGCTGATCGCGCTCGGGCTGTCTCAGGCCGGCGTACCGCTGGGCCTGGCGGATGCGCTGCTCGGCATCGCGTCGATCGCCGGCACGATCCTCGTCTTTGGGTTCGTGAGCCGCCGCGTCGAGAGGCAGGCGGACGCGACGGCCGCCGTGGCGCTCGATCGGTTGCACGCCGAAGCCGACGAAGGTGTACCGGTCAATGCACAGGATCCCATCGTCGGGACCGGCCCGGCGCTGATGTCGGCGGCGCTGGGTCGGGTGTGCGCGCTCAGCGGCGTGCCGCCCGCCCGCTGGGGCTTCCGGCACGGATCCGTCCGGCAGCGGCAGCGGAACCTCGCCAGGCTCGTTGGAGCCCGGCCCGATCGGCTGCCGATCGATCGGACCATGCGATGGATCCGGGTCGCCACCCTTGTCGCAATCGGGCTCGGGGCCATCGGCGGCGCGCTGGGCGTCGTACACATCGCGTAG
- the dapF gene encoding diaminopimelate epimerase, translating into MQFTKMHGLGNDYVIVDALPRPELEATRDWSALAGAISDRHEGVGSDGLILVCPPAAGGHARMRIFNADGGEAEMCGNGIRCVAALLRGRPEFGSEALDIETAAGVRRCRVGQGGAVLVEMGEPRVGPEVCGVVATHLACEDPCVVRSGDRDIAFELVSVGNPHAVVFADRHAWIGEDLSRVVRTIGPQMETHAAFAEGVNVQLLRIDRRDRATLHTWERGSGVTRACGTGACAAMAAAVLAGALDRVATITLPGGDLRLSWTPIDDGGDGVVRMEGPAVRSFTGTLAEDLADLEVRGRAMRTAMVQSADRYPAS; encoded by the coding sequence ATGCAATTCACCAAGATGCACGGCCTGGGCAACGACTACGTGATCGTGGATGCGTTGCCGCGGCCCGAACTGGAAGCCACCCGCGACTGGTCCGCGCTCGCCGGGGCGATCAGCGATCGGCACGAGGGCGTCGGCTCCGATGGGCTGATCCTCGTGTGTCCCCCCGCGGCCGGCGGGCACGCCCGGATGCGGATCTTCAACGCCGACGGCGGCGAGGCCGAGATGTGCGGCAACGGCATCCGCTGCGTGGCGGCCTTGCTGCGCGGCCGGCCGGAGTTCGGCAGCGAAGCCCTCGACATCGAGACCGCCGCCGGCGTCCGCCGCTGCCGGGTGGGGCAAGGCGGCGCGGTGCTCGTCGAGATGGGCGAGCCCCGAGTGGGCCCCGAGGTGTGCGGCGTGGTGGCGACGCACTTGGCCTGCGAGGATCCGTGCGTCGTTCGCAGCGGGGATCGCGACATTGCCTTCGAGCTGGTCTCAGTGGGCAACCCGCACGCGGTGGTGTTCGCGGATCGCCACGCATGGATAGGAGAGGATCTGAGCCGCGTCGTGCGGACGATCGGACCGCAGATGGAGACGCACGCTGCCTTCGCCGAGGGCGTGAACGTGCAGCTGCTGCGGATCGATCGTCGCGATCGCGCCACGCTGCACACCTGGGAACGGGGCAGCGGGGTAACCCGTGCCTGCGGCACCGGGGCGTGCGCGGCGATGGCTGCGGCCGTCCTCGCCGGCGCGCTGGATCGCGTGGCGACGATCACCCTTCCCGGCGGCGACCTGCGGCTCTCGTGGACGCCCATCGACGACGGCGGCGACGGCGTGGTGCGGATGGAGGGGCCCGCCGTCCGGAGCTTCACCGGCACGCTCGCGGAGGACCTCGCGGATCTGGAGGTTCGCGGGCGGGCGATGCGGACGGCGATGGTCCAATCCGCGGACCGCTATCCTGCATCGTGA
- a CDS encoding M20/M25/M40 family metallo-hydrolase: MSHATRPESGSAPAVELSDAERRLCGIIAGKSAFLLEDLRRHIETPTGPGGLAGIDESRGVFAERMHTLGASIDVVPGEPRPEWLPGPAGDAIPPTAVMRREKPGLKNVLVAGHLDTVHPADGPFQRLDVRDDGGTAVGPGCVDMKGGLVIAACALESLEEAGLGASWTFTLNADEETGTYHSERVLRDEAARHDFGLALEPALPGGELAVERMGSGQFMVEAFGRAAHVGRAFRDGVSAVTALGHAIAAIGDMVDPADPDTWIINVGPIEGGAATNAVPDHAAAWGNVRYPTPEVGGTIGAALDALATPHEAFDGEHAAVVVRRSFNRPAKPLLPETESLALRARAVAEALGQRLPFASTGGVCDGNILQDAGLPTIDTLGVRGGGLHTPDEWIELASLVERCQLLAVLIHRLSASG, from the coding sequence GTGAGCCACGCAACGAGGCCCGAATCCGGATCGGCACCCGCGGTCGAGCTGAGCGACGCCGAGCGGCGGCTGTGCGGCATCATCGCGGGCAAGTCGGCCTTCCTGCTCGAGGACCTGCGGCGGCACATCGAGACGCCGACGGGCCCCGGCGGACTCGCGGGCATCGACGAGAGCCGGGGCGTCTTCGCCGAGCGGATGCACACGCTCGGCGCGAGCATCGATGTCGTGCCCGGGGAGCCACGGCCCGAGTGGCTGCCGGGGCCCGCGGGCGACGCGATCCCCCCCACCGCCGTCATGCGGCGCGAGAAGCCGGGGCTGAAGAACGTCCTCGTGGCCGGCCACCTCGACACCGTGCACCCCGCCGACGGGCCCTTCCAGCGGCTGGACGTGCGCGACGACGGCGGCACGGCCGTCGGGCCGGGCTGCGTGGACATGAAGGGCGGGCTGGTGATCGCGGCCTGCGCCCTTGAGTCGCTCGAGGAGGCCGGCCTTGGCGCGAGCTGGACCTTCACGCTCAACGCCGACGAGGAGACCGGCACCTACCACAGCGAGCGGGTGCTCCGCGACGAGGCCGCACGGCACGACTTCGGGCTGGCGCTCGAGCCCGCGCTGCCGGGCGGCGAGCTCGCCGTCGAGCGGATGGGCAGCGGGCAGTTCATGGTCGAGGCCTTCGGCCGCGCGGCCCACGTGGGCCGGGCGTTCCGCGACGGCGTCAGCGCGGTGACCGCGCTCGGGCACGCCATCGCGGCGATCGGCGACATGGTCGACCCCGCCGACCCGGACACCTGGATCATCAACGTCGGGCCGATCGAGGGCGGAGCGGCGACCAACGCGGTGCCCGACCACGCGGCGGCGTGGGGCAACGTCCGCTACCCGACGCCCGAAGTCGGTGGCACGATCGGCGCCGCCCTGGACGCGCTCGCGACGCCGCACGAGGCCTTCGATGGTGAACACGCCGCGGTCGTCGTGCGGCGGTCGTTCAACCGGCCCGCCAAGCCGCTGCTGCCGGAGACCGAATCGCTCGCGCTGCGCGCGCGGGCCGTGGCCGAGGCGCTCGGCCAGCGGCTGCCGTTCGCGAGCACGGGCGGCGTGTGCGACGGCAACATCCTGCAGGACGCCGGGCTGCCGACGATCGACACGCTGGGCGTGCGCGGCGGCGGACTGCACACGCCCGACGAGTGGATCGAGCTGGCCAGCCTCGTCGAGCGGTGCCAGCTGCTGGCGGTGCTCATCCACCGCCTGAGTGCATCGGGCTAA
- a CDS encoding GC-type dockerin domain-anchored protein produces MNKLAAGLATAVVLSLACSALGLQSARVVEVRVESEAGVRVDLIRGPLEDFDSDLDTSLPFPDAEAEAEVHPDGQDPRAISIATNDGTLVSSNNFSFDVDLLIDLEGAGSLGPPPLRSASGSWATHLVFEVDRRIDLHLSARISPFDDIGFDGFEPALLTGPDGVIVSGPPEPGLSSWTWIIRLAPGRYTFETFGSYETDVSTGDGLFDRAQHSNGLSFFRPSCPADIDADGELTLFDFLAFQTAFDAGEISADFDEDGELTLFDFLAFQTAFDAGCP; encoded by the coding sequence ATGAACAAGCTAGCAGCAGGACTCGCCACAGCCGTCGTGCTCTCGCTGGCGTGCTCGGCCCTCGGTCTGCAAAGCGCCCGCGTCGTCGAGGTCCGCGTGGAATCCGAGGCCGGCGTCCGCGTGGACCTGATCAGGGGCCCGCTCGAGGACTTCGACTCGGATCTCGACACCAGCCTGCCGTTCCCCGATGCGGAAGCGGAGGCGGAGGTGCATCCGGACGGGCAGGATCCCCGTGCGATCAGCATCGCCACCAACGACGGCACGCTGGTATCAAGCAACAACTTCTCGTTCGACGTTGATCTGCTGATCGATCTCGAAGGCGCCGGATCCCTCGGACCACCGCCGCTGAGGAGCGCCAGCGGATCCTGGGCGACGCACCTGGTGTTCGAAGTGGACCGGCGCATCGACCTCCATCTCTCCGCCCGCATATCGCCCTTCGACGACATCGGTTTCGACGGATTCGAGCCGGCGCTCCTTACCGGACCCGATGGCGTGATCGTGAGCGGGCCGCCCGAGCCGGGGCTGAGCTCCTGGACCTGGATCATCCGGCTCGCGCCCGGCCGCTACACGTTTGAGACCTTTGGCTCGTACGAAACCGACGTGAGCACGGGCGATGGTCTGTTCGACCGCGCACAGCACTCCAACGGCCTCTCGTTCTTCCGGCCCAGTTGCCCGGCGGACATCGACGCCGACGGCGAGCTGACGCTCTTCGATTTCCTGGCCTTCCAGACGGCATTCGACGCCGGCGAGATCAGCGCCGACTTCGACGAGGACGGCGAGCTGACGCTCTTCGACTTCCTGGCGTTCCAGACCGCCTTCGACGCCGGCTGCCCGTAG
- a CDS encoding S8 family serine peptidase, translating into MPTPTIRLAAPVLAICAAAPSPAFSQEDLGGAFAPFTGRVDAADVVGGYRGDAVLIRLAAGAPVEVGPAMAAAGVTDLAPAFASQPADAALAETLGLTRLYAAQVADARLAVRDLAAVDGVLSAELIGIGGILAEIPDDTDFGLQYGLLNTGQTVLGVPGTPGADVNATEAWVLTTGSSDTVIAIVDTGVSLSHPDLQANVLPGYSAVGGTWDDDTFISHGTHCAGIASADTNNGVGIAGVGYNCSILPVKTLGFLGTGTEADIAAGVIWAADNGADVISMSLGSPDFGSVLEATVDYAASQGVVILAATGNTPGADIFAPARYDAVIAVGATNNQDVIADFTTTGPEMDVVAPGQDVWSTWDTPIPLFGPENGYAYQSGTSMACPHVAGVVGLMLSVNPDLSRDQVRTILRDTAVDLGPAGFDETYGYGRVDALEAVIAAGGALGCPADFDGDGELTIFDFLAFQNAFDLGDPAADFDGDGELTIFDFLAFQNAFADGCP; encoded by the coding sequence ATGCCCACGCCGACGATCCGTCTCGCTGCCCCCGTGCTCGCGATCTGTGCCGCTGCCCCGAGCCCCGCGTTCTCGCAGGAGGACCTCGGCGGTGCCTTCGCACCCTTCACCGGCCGGGTCGACGCCGCCGACGTCGTCGGCGGCTATCGGGGCGACGCCGTGCTGATCCGCCTCGCCGCGGGCGCGCCCGTCGAGGTCGGCCCGGCCATGGCCGCCGCCGGCGTCACGGATCTAGCGCCGGCCTTCGCCAGCCAGCCCGCCGACGCCGCGCTCGCCGAGACGCTCGGTCTGACCCGGCTCTACGCGGCCCAAGTAGCCGATGCCCGCCTCGCGGTGCGCGACCTCGCGGCGGTCGACGGCGTGCTCTCGGCCGAGCTCATCGGCATCGGCGGCATCCTCGCCGAGATCCCCGACGACACCGACTTCGGCCTGCAGTACGGCCTGCTGAACACCGGGCAGACCGTCCTGGGCGTGCCCGGCACTCCGGGCGCGGACGTGAACGCGACCGAGGCCTGGGTGCTCACCACGGGCAGCTCCGATACGGTCATCGCCATCGTCGATACCGGCGTCAGCCTGAGCCATCCGGACCTGCAGGCCAACGTGCTGCCGGGCTACAGCGCCGTCGGCGGCACGTGGGACGACGACACGTTCATCAGCCACGGCACGCACTGCGCCGGCATCGCGAGCGCCGACACCAACAACGGCGTCGGCATCGCGGGCGTTGGCTACAACTGCTCCATCCTGCCCGTCAAGACGCTGGGCTTCCTGGGCACGGGCACCGAGGCCGACATCGCCGCCGGCGTTATCTGGGCGGCCGACAACGGTGCCGACGTCATCTCCATGAGCCTGGGCTCGCCGGACTTCGGCAGCGTGCTCGAGGCCACGGTCGACTACGCCGCGAGCCAGGGCGTGGTCATCCTCGCCGCCACGGGCAACACGCCCGGGGCCGACATCTTCGCCCCGGCCCGCTACGACGCGGTCATCGCCGTGGGCGCGACCAACAACCAAGATGTCATCGCCGACTTCACGACGACCGGTCCCGAGATGGACGTCGTCGCACCGGGCCAGGACGTCTGGTCCACGTGGGATACGCCCATTCCGCTCTTCGGCCCCGAGAACGGGTACGCCTACCAGAGCGGCACCTCGATGGCCTGCCCGCACGTTGCGGGCGTCGTTGGCCTCATGCTGAGCGTGAATCCCGATCTCAGCCGCGACCAGGTCCGCACGATCTTGCGGGACACCGCCGTCGATCTCGGCCCGGCGGGATTCGACGAGACCTACGGGTATGGCCGCGTGGACGCGCTCGAGGCCGTGATCGCCGCGGGCGGCGCCCTCGGCTGCCCCGCGGACTTCGACGGCGACGGCGAGCTGACGATCTTCGACTTCCTGGCGTTCCAGAACGCCTTCGACCTCGGAGATCCCGCTGCGGACTTCGACGGCGACGGCGAGCTGACGATCTTCGACTTCCTGGCGTTCCAGAACGCCTTCGCCGACGGCTGTCCCTAG
- a CDS encoding deoxyhypusine synthase family protein, translated as MQRHFRHFNARTVVEAAEAYEACLEAGSPMFLTLAGAMSTAELGRSLAEMIRRGKVHAISCTGANLEEDVFNLVAHDHYRRIADWRALSEAEEAALDEAGMPRVTDICIPEDEAMRVIEGHVIERWKTAGAAGERRLPHRYLYEVLRSGELADRYQIDPADSWLLAAAEANLPLFVPGWEDSTLGNMFVASAAQEGFSLDVVLGGPSYMQSLIEWYAGATRGRDRGPGFFQIGGGIAGDFPICVVPTINLDLYRDEAHADKRVPRWSYFCQVSDATTSYGGYSGAVPNEKITWGKLASGTPKFMIESDATIVAPLIFAWVLGM; from the coding sequence ATGCAGAGGCACTTCCGGCACTTCAACGCCCGGACCGTGGTGGAGGCCGCCGAGGCCTACGAGGCGTGCCTGGAGGCGGGCTCGCCGATGTTCCTGACGCTGGCGGGGGCGATGAGCACGGCCGAGCTGGGCCGATCGCTGGCGGAGATGATCCGGCGCGGCAAGGTGCACGCGATCAGCTGCACCGGAGCGAACCTCGAGGAGGACGTGTTCAACCTCGTCGCGCACGACCACTACCGCCGCATCGCCGATTGGCGGGCCCTCTCGGAGGCGGAGGAGGCGGCCCTGGACGAAGCGGGCATGCCCCGGGTGACCGACATCTGCATCCCCGAGGACGAGGCGATGCGGGTCATCGAGGGGCACGTCATCGAGCGGTGGAAGACGGCCGGCGCCGCGGGCGAACGGCGCCTGCCCCACCGCTACCTGTACGAGGTGCTCCGCTCGGGCGAGCTCGCGGACCGCTACCAGATCGATCCGGCGGATAGCTGGCTGCTGGCGGCGGCCGAAGCCAACCTGCCGCTGTTCGTACCCGGATGGGAGGACAGCACGCTGGGCAACATGTTCGTAGCGAGCGCCGCGCAGGAGGGCTTCTCGCTGGACGTCGTCCTGGGCGGACCGAGCTACATGCAGTCGCTGATCGAGTGGTACGCCGGCGCAACGCGTGGGCGGGATCGCGGGCCGGGCTTCTTCCAGATCGGCGGGGGCATCGCGGGCGACTTCCCGATCTGCGTAGTGCCGACGATCAACCTGGACCTGTACCGCGACGAGGCCCACGCCGACAAGCGGGTGCCCCGCTGGAGCTACTTCTGCCAGGTGAGCGATGCGACGACGAGCTACGGCGGCTACAGCGGCGCAGTGCCCAATGAGAAGATCACCTGGGGCAAGCTGGCGTCGGGCACGCCCAAGTTCATGATCGAGAGCGACGCGACCATCGTGGCGCCGCTGATCTTCGCGTGGGTGCTCGGCATGTAG
- a CDS encoding amidohydrolase family protein, producing the protein MAHLAARRYIEFLRPAQLMLPVVALLAAGLALPGCASGGDARLRETPLLVPPDAHAELRSTPVIDVHAHTYNASMVPLMGIALGKRDALWFLQLVDDRNARCFATYCSSLVYWFEQTRDAERADRWALAQTSEQEGWSVQTLEANPVLRAVRCIFLEKFGTPSSSAELCKRHEKAAAALRDILQPLMTIEVERGFSEFVEVLLTPRSTVPQAYLDALAGHPTLHERHRLGLLVSHTGDLAPVHNQRPSRLLLDYPTEQIEVARAQQEAMGGSMVYFVGYNPFRDHWPHEEPGDALEIVREAISDHGAMGVKFYPPSGYRPIGNDAPSPPIALFTPFPRRQWDARYTQPASDADGGTILQPVTNEQLDARVAALLEYCEDNDIPVFAHCNTGEFEARKGYGVHHSDPDFWKAYLEQRTKVLGRRSELRLCLGHAGGSSFWFGDSDGKAAEQRRWGRLVYELCTTYPNVYCEIGVHGQIGHEDDREHFIEKLAELYEDSHGRPGSSPDGEKRPFPFHTKIMYGTDWFMPSGLTLVNYFDAYEEALLDDRVRNTYYRNFFLNNALRFLNATERRHDERLPAAVRTRLDELVQASDL; encoded by the coding sequence ATGGCGCACCTCGCAGCCCGACGGTACATCGAGTTCCTGCGGCCTGCCCAGCTCATGCTGCCGGTCGTCGCCCTACTCGCCGCCGGGCTCGCGCTCCCGGGCTGCGCATCGGGAGGCGATGCCCGGCTGCGGGAGACGCCGCTGCTGGTGCCGCCGGACGCGCACGCGGAGCTGCGCTCCACGCCCGTGATCGACGTGCACGCGCACACCTACAACGCGAGCATGGTGCCGCTCATGGGCATCGCGCTGGGCAAGCGGGATGCGCTCTGGTTCCTGCAGCTCGTCGACGATCGCAACGCGCGATGCTTCGCGACGTACTGCTCGTCGCTCGTCTATTGGTTCGAGCAGACCCGCGACGCCGAGCGGGCGGACAGGTGGGCCCTGGCGCAGACGTCGGAGCAAGAAGGCTGGAGCGTGCAGACGCTCGAGGCGAACCCGGTGCTGCGGGCCGTGCGGTGCATCTTCCTCGAGAAGTTCGGTACGCCGAGCAGTTCGGCCGAGCTTTGCAAGCGGCACGAGAAGGCGGCGGCCGCGCTGCGCGACATCCTGCAGCCGCTGATGACGATCGAGGTCGAGCGCGGCTTCTCCGAATTCGTCGAGGTGCTGCTGACGCCGCGTTCGACGGTGCCGCAGGCCTATCTCGATGCGCTCGCCGGCCACCCCACGCTGCACGAGCGGCACCGCCTCGGCCTGCTGGTGAGCCATACCGGGGATCTGGCGCCCGTCCACAACCAGCGTCCGTCCCGGCTGCTGCTGGACTACCCGACCGAGCAGATCGAGGTCGCCCGGGCCCAGCAGGAGGCGATGGGTGGATCCATGGTGTACTTCGTGGGCTACAACCCGTTCCGCGATCACTGGCCGCACGAAGAACCGGGCGACGCCCTGGAGATCGTGCGCGAGGCAATCTCCGACCACGGCGCCATGGGCGTGAAGTTCTATCCGCCATCGGGATACCGGCCCATCGGCAACGACGCGCCCAGTCCGCCGATCGCCCTGTTCACGCCGTTCCCCCGCCGACAGTGGGACGCCCGCTACACGCAGCCGGCATCGGATGCCGATGGCGGCACCATCCTCCAGCCGGTGACCAACGAGCAACTCGACGCACGGGTCGCCGCATTGCTGGAGTACTGCGAGGACAACGACATCCCGGTATTCGCCCACTGCAACACGGGCGAGTTCGAGGCCCGCAAGGGCTACGGCGTCCACCACTCCGATCCGGATTTCTGGAAGGCCTATCTCGAGCAGCGCACGAAGGTGCTCGGGCGGAGGTCCGAGCTGCGCCTCTGCCTCGGGCATGCCGGCGGATCATCCTTCTGGTTCGGCGATAGCGACGGCAAGGCCGCCGAGCAGCGGCGGTGGGGCCGGCTCGTCTACGAGCTGTGCACCACCTACCCCAACGTCTACTGCGAGATCGGCGTGCACGGCCAGATCGGGCACGAGGACGACCGCGAGCACTTCATCGAGAAGCTCGCCGAGCTGTACGAGGACTCGCATGGGCGGCCGGGATCCTCGCCAGATGGCGAGAAGCGACCGTTTCCCTTCCATACGAAGATCATGTACGGCACCGACTGGTTCATGCCATCCGGCCTGACGCTCGTCAATTACTTCGACGCCTACGAGGAGGCGTTGCTCGACGATCGCGTCCGCAACACGTACTACCGCAACTTCTTCCTAAACAACGCGCTGCGATTCCTCAACGCCACGGAACGCCGGCACGACGAGCGGCTGCCCGCCGCGGTACGCACGCGGCTCGACGAGCTGGTGCAAGCCTCGGATCTCTAG
- the rny gene encoding ribonuclease Y, with product MFEGAIADVLLAAGGLAAGLLLGIAGYRLLSTRTLAQARAEAATIAERAQTEADAIRSRGEADAEKLARERRQVADEELEAERKKLRREDKDLSKRESAVDRAEAKLADREQQADKHAKGLDRRAAALDERDAELSKLIQAQTKALGEAAGLTREQAREAFIERVAESTRDEAARVARKITDDAESGARERATEIILQAAQRYAGDIAGEHLVRSVAIPSDAMKGRIIGREGRNIRAIEKVTGVDIIVDDTPGVITVSCFDKVRQAVAVEALERLVADGRMHPTRIEETVEKVQAEFDERVRKHGKDAQLEVKIGNVHAKVLEAMGKLHYRTSYGQNVLRHSIEVAQFSKIIAEQLGLNGKLARRCGFLHDIGKAMDHEMEGGHPKIGMDFAKRYGEKEPVLNAIGGHHGDIPATSFYTPIVMAADALSGARPGARRESMERYIQRLTDLQDIALSHTGVEEAFAVQAGREVRVMVNAKTVSDDEAHFIATKIAGKVSEEMTFPGEIRVTVLRETRAVEIAR from the coding sequence ATGTTCGAGGGCGCCATCGCCGACGTGCTGCTCGCGGCCGGAGGGCTTGCGGCGGGCCTGCTGCTGGGCATCGCCGGGTACCGCCTGCTGTCGACGCGGACCCTGGCGCAGGCCCGGGCCGAGGCGGCCACCATCGCCGAACGGGCCCAGACGGAGGCCGACGCGATCCGCAGCCGCGGCGAGGCCGACGCCGAGAAGCTCGCCCGCGAGCGGCGGCAGGTCGCCGACGAGGAACTCGAGGCCGAACGCAAGAAGCTGCGCCGGGAGGACAAGGACCTCTCCAAGCGCGAGTCCGCGGTCGACCGGGCCGAGGCCAAGCTCGCCGATCGCGAGCAGCAGGCCGACAAGCACGCCAAGGGGCTCGACCGCCGCGCCGCCGCGCTCGATGAGCGCGACGCCGAGCTGTCCAAGCTGATCCAGGCCCAGACCAAGGCCCTGGGCGAGGCCGCGGGCCTGACCCGCGAGCAGGCTCGCGAGGCCTTCATCGAGCGCGTCGCCGAATCGACCCGCGACGAGGCCGCCCGCGTGGCCCGTAAGATCACCGACGACGCCGAGAGTGGGGCCCGCGAGCGGGCCACCGAGATCATCCTGCAGGCCGCCCAGCGGTACGCGGGCGACATCGCCGGCGAGCACCTCGTCCGCTCGGTGGCCATACCGAGCGACGCGATGAAGGGCCGCATCATCGGCCGCGAAGGCCGCAACATCCGGGCCATCGAGAAGGTCACCGGCGTGGACATCATCGTGGACGACACGCCGGGTGTGATCACCGTCTCGTGCTTCGACAAGGTCCGCCAGGCGGTCGCCGTCGAGGCGCTCGAGCGGTTGGTCGCCGATGGCCGCATGCACCCGACCCGCATCGAGGAGACCGTCGAGAAGGTGCAGGCCGAGTTCGACGAGCGGGTCCGCAAGCACGGCAAGGACGCCCAGCTCGAGGTCAAGATCGGCAACGTGCACGCCAAGGTGCTCGAGGCGATGGGCAAGCTGCACTACCGCACCAGCTACGGCCAGAACGTGCTCCGCCACTCCATCGAGGTCGCGCAGTTCTCCAAGATCATCGCCGAACAGCTCGGCCTCAACGGCAAGCTCGCCCGCCGCTGCGGCTTCCTGCACGACATCGGCAAGGCCATGGACCACGAGATGGAGGGCGGCCACCCCAAGATCGGCATGGACTTCGCCAAGCGCTACGGCGAGAAGGAGCCGGTGCTCAACGCCATCGGCGGGCACCACGGCGACATCCCGGCGACCAGCTTCTACACGCCCATCGTGATGGCCGCCGACGCCCTCAGCGGCGCCCGCCCCGGCGCCCGCCGCGAGTCGATGGAGCGCTACATCCAGCGGCTGACCGATCTGCAGGACATCGCGCTCAGCCACACGGGCGTCGAGGAGGCCTTCGCGGTGCAGGCCGGCCGCGAGGTCCGCGTCATGGTCAACGCCAAGACCGTCAGCGACGACGAGGCCCATTTCATCGCCACCAAGATCGCCGGCAAGGTGAGCGAGGAGATGACCTTCCCCGGCGAGATCCGCGTGACGGTGCTCCGCGAGACCCGCGCCGTCGAGATCGCGCGGTAG